The following are from one region of the Populus trichocarpa isolate Nisqually-1 chromosome 8, P.trichocarpa_v4.1, whole genome shotgun sequence genome:
- the LOC7471114 gene encoding calmodulin-binding transcription activator 5 isoform X4, with product MESGFSDRLVGSEIHGFHTLRDLDVPNIMEESRTRWLRPNEIHAMLCNHKYFTINVKPVKLPMSGTIVLFDRKMLRNFRKDGHNWKKKKDGKTVKEAHEHLKVGNEERIHVYYAHGQDIPTFVRRCYWLLDKTLEHVVLVHYRETQEGSPATPVNSHSSSVSDQSAPGLLSEESDSGAARGYYAGEKDLGPSDSLTVINHAIRLHELNTLEWDELLTNDPGNSILHGGDKIPSFDQQNQIAVKGSVNDGSTLSGYQLSAEKSAFGNLTEAVVRNGNAQFSGPDNVYRQLTGSQVYLDAQRKNSVVLGARDSLDILINDGLQSQDSFGRWMNSIIDDSPVSVDDATVESPISSGYDSFASPGMDQHQSSIQEQMFIITDFSPAWGFSNETTKILVTGYFHEQYLHLAKSNLFCICGDAFVPAEIVQAGVYSCMVSPHSPGLVNLCLSLDGSKPISQILNFEYRAPSVHDSVVFSEDKSKWEEFHLQMRLAYLLFSTSKTLNVLSSKVSPAKLKEAKKFAHKTSNISNSWAYLIKSIEDSRISVAQAKDGLFELSLKNTIKEWLLERVLEGCKTTEYDAQGLGVIHLCAIIGYTWAVYLFSWSGLSLDFRDKHGWTAMHWAAYYGREKMVAALLSAGAKPNLVTDPTKENPGGCTAADLASAKGYDGLAAYLSEKALVAQFESMIIAGNASGSLQMTATDTVNSENLSEEELHLKDTLAAYRTAADAAARIQTAFREHSLKVYTKAVQFSSPEDEARNIIAAMKIQHAFRNYDSKKKIAAAAHIQHRFHTWKTRKNFLNMRRQAIKIQAAFRGFQERRQYRKIIWSIGVLEKAILRWRLKRKGFRGLQVEPVETDVDPKHESDTEEDFYKISQKQAGERVERSVIRVQAMFRSKQAQEQYRRMKLTYNQATVEYEGLLDTDMVESDL from the exons ATGGAAAGTGGATTCTCGGACCGACTTGTAGGATCAGAGATTCATGGATTTCATACTCTTCGAg ATTTGGATGTTCCAAACATAATGGAGGAATCTAGAACAAGATGGCTCCGTCCAAATGAAATCCATGCAATGCTTTGCAATCACAAGTATTTCACCATCAATGTAAAGCCAGTAAAATTACCCATGA GTGGCACAATTGTATTGTTTGACCGCAAGATGCTTAGGAACTTCCGAAAAGATGGTCATAactggaagaagaaaaaagatgggaAGACTGTTAAAGAAGCTCATGAACACTTAAAA GTTGGTAATGAAGAGAGGATTCATGTATACTATGCACATGGCCAAGATATCCCGACCTTTGTTCGCAGGTGTTATTGGCTGCTAGACAA GACTTTGGAACATGTAGTGCTTGTTCACTACCGTGAGACCCAGGAG GGTTCTCCAGCCACACCTGTGAATTCACATTCTAGTTCAGTCTCTGATCAGTCTGCTCCCGGGCTTTTATCAGAAGAATCTGATTCTGGAGCTGCTCGTGGATATTATGCAGGCGAGAAAGATCTTG GGCCCAGTGACAGCTTAACTGTCATTAATCATGCAATCAGGCTTCATGAGCTTAATACACTTGAATGGGATGAGCTGTTGACAAATGATCCTGGCAATTCAATCTTGCATGGAGGAG ATAAGATTCCATCCTTTGACCAACAGAATCAGATTGCAGTTAAGGGGTCTGTTAACGAT GGGAGCACTCTTTCAGGCTACCAATTATCAGCAGAAAAGTCTGCGTTTGGCAATTTAACTGAGGCTGTTGTTAGGAACGGTAACGCTCAGTTCAGTGGTCCAGATAATGTTTACAGACAGTTAACAGGTTCCCAAGTATATTTGGATGCTCAGAGGAAGAATTCTGTTGTCCTGGGTGCTCGTGATTCATTGGATATTTTGATTAATGATGGTTTGCAAAGTCAGGATAGTTTTGGAAGGTGGATGAATTCCATCATAGATGACTCTCCTGTTTCTGTAGATGATGCAACGGTTGAATCTCCGATTTCATCCGGTTATGATTCGTTTGCTTCTCCAGGAATGGATCAACATCAATCTTCTATTCAAGAACAAATGTTTATCATAACTGATTTCTCACCTGCGTGGGGCTTTTCAAATGAAACAACCAAG ATTCTAGTCACTGGATATTTCCATGAACAGTATCTGCATCTGGCAAAGTCCAATCTGTTCTGTATCTGTGGAGATGCTTTTGTTCCAGCAGAAATTGTCCAGGCTGGGGTCTATAGCTGTATGGTGTCACCGCATTCCCCTGGACTAGTAAATCTATGTTTGAGTTTGGATGGATCCAAACCCATCAgccaaattttgaattttgagtaCCGTGCTCCTTCAGTACATGATTCGGTTGTTTTTTCAGAAGACAAATCCAAGTGGGAAGAGTTCCATCTTCAGATGAGACTTGCTTATTTGCTCTTTTCTACTTCCAAGACCCTTAATGTTCTATCTAGTAAAGTGTCACCGGCTAAACTGAAGGAGGCTAAGAAGTTTGCACACAAAACTTCTAATATTTCTAATAGTTGGGCATACTTGATTAAGTCAATTGAGGACAGCAGAATTTCAGTTGCACAAGCAAAAGATGGTTTGTTTgaactttctttaaaaaacacaataaaggAATGGCTATTGGAAAGAGTACTTGAGGGCTGTAAAACCACAGAATACGATGCTCAAGGCCTTGGAGTAATCCATTTATGTGCTATTATCGGTTACACTTGGGcagtttatttgttttcatggtCAGGCTTATCATTAGATTTTCGCGATAAACATGGATGGACAGCAATGCACTGGGCAGCATATTATGGAAG GGAGAAAATGGTTGCAGCTCTCTTATCTGCAGGGGCAAAGCCAAACTTGGTTACAGATCCCACTAAAGAAAATCCTGGTGGGTGCACCGCTGCTGATCTTGCATCTGCAAAGGGTTATGATGGCTTAGCTGCGTATCTGTCTGAAAAGGCTTTGGTGGCACAATTTGAGTCTATGATAATAGCTGGAAATGCCTCTGGCTCGCTGCAAATGACTGCAACAGACACTGTAAATTCTGAGAATCTAAGTGAGGAGGAGTTGCATCTGAAGGATACTTTGGCAGCTTACCGCACAGCTGCTGATGCAGCAGCACGTATACAGACTGCTTTCAGAGAACACTCGCTAAAAGTATACACTAAAGCAGTTCAGTTCTCCAGTCCAGAGGATGAAGCACGGAATATTATTGCAGCAATGAAGATCCAACATGCCTTTCGCAACTATGACAGTAAGAAAAAGATTGCAGCTGCTGCCCACATTCAACATAGGTTCCATACTTGGAAAACGCGGAAGAATTTCCTTAATATGCGTCGACAGGCTATCAAAATTCAA GCTGCTTTCCGAGGCTTCCAAGAGAGAAGGCAGTACCGTAAGATCATCTGGTCAATTGGAGTGCTTGAGAAAGCAATTTTGAGATGGCGTTTAAAGAGAAAAGGCTTTCGAGGACTGCAAGTTGAACCTGTTGAAACAGATGTAGATCCGAAACATGAAAGTGATACGGAGGAAGACTTCTACAAAATCAGCCAGAAACAGGCGGGTGAACGTGTTGAGAGATCTGTAATACGGGTTCAAGCAATGTTCCGTTCAAAGCAAGCACAAGAGCAATACCGGAGGATGAAATTAACCTATAACCAAGCAACT GTGGAATATGAAGGGCTTCTTGACACGGACATGGTTGAAAGTGACTTATAG
- the LOC7471114 gene encoding calmodulin-binding transcription activator 5 isoform X1 has protein sequence MESGFSDRLVGSEIHGFHTLRDLDVPNIMEESRTRWLRPNEIHAMLCNHKYFTINVKPVKLPMSGTIVLFDRKMLRNFRKDGHNWKKKKDGKTVKEAHEHLKVGNEERIHVYYAHGQDIPTFVRRCYWLLDKTLEHVVLVHYRETQELQGSPATPVNSHSSSVSDQSAPGLLSEESDSGAARGYYAGEKDLDLSGPSDSLTVINHAIRLHELNTLEWDELLTNDPGNSILHGGDKIPSFDQQNQIAVKGSVNDGSTLSGYQLSAEKSAFGNLTEAVVRNGNAQFSGPDNVYRQLTGSQVYLDAQRKNSVVLGARDSLDILINDGLQSQDSFGRWMNSIIDDSPVSVDDATVESPISSGYDSFASPGMDQHQSSIQEQMFIITDFSPAWGFSNETTKILVTGYFHEQYLHLAKSNLFCICGDAFVPAEIVQAGVYSCMVSPHSPGLVNLCLSLDGSKPISQILNFEYRAPSVHDSVVFSEDKSKWEEFHLQMRLAYLLFSTSKTLNVLSSKVSPAKLKEAKKFAHKTSNISNSWAYLIKSIEDSRISVAQAKDGLFELSLKNTIKEWLLERVLEGCKTTEYDAQGLGVIHLCAIIGYTWAVYLFSWSGLSLDFRDKHGWTAMHWAAYYGREKMVAALLSAGAKPNLVTDPTKENPGGCTAADLASAKGYDGLAAYLSEKALVAQFESMIIAGNASGSLQMTATDTVNSENLSEEELHLKDTLAAYRTAADAAARIQTAFREHSLKVYTKAVQFSSPEDEARNIIAAMKIQHAFRNYDSKKKIAAAAHIQHRFHTWKTRKNFLNMRRQAIKIQAAFRGFQERRQYRKIIWSIGVLEKAILRWRLKRKGFRGLQVEPVETDVDPKHESDTEEDFYKISQKQAGERVERSVIRVQAMFRSKQAQEQYRRMKLTYNQATVEYEGLLDTDMVESDL, from the exons ATGGAAAGTGGATTCTCGGACCGACTTGTAGGATCAGAGATTCATGGATTTCATACTCTTCGAg ATTTGGATGTTCCAAACATAATGGAGGAATCTAGAACAAGATGGCTCCGTCCAAATGAAATCCATGCAATGCTTTGCAATCACAAGTATTTCACCATCAATGTAAAGCCAGTAAAATTACCCATGA GTGGCACAATTGTATTGTTTGACCGCAAGATGCTTAGGAACTTCCGAAAAGATGGTCATAactggaagaagaaaaaagatgggaAGACTGTTAAAGAAGCTCATGAACACTTAAAA GTTGGTAATGAAGAGAGGATTCATGTATACTATGCACATGGCCAAGATATCCCGACCTTTGTTCGCAGGTGTTATTGGCTGCTAGACAA GACTTTGGAACATGTAGTGCTTGTTCACTACCGTGAGACCCAGGAG TTACAGGGTTCTCCAGCCACACCTGTGAATTCACATTCTAGTTCAGTCTCTGATCAGTCTGCTCCCGGGCTTTTATCAGAAGAATCTGATTCTGGAGCTGCTCGTGGATATTATGCAGGCGAGAAAGATCTTG ATTTATCAGGGCCCAGTGACAGCTTAACTGTCATTAATCATGCAATCAGGCTTCATGAGCTTAATACACTTGAATGGGATGAGCTGTTGACAAATGATCCTGGCAATTCAATCTTGCATGGAGGAG ATAAGATTCCATCCTTTGACCAACAGAATCAGATTGCAGTTAAGGGGTCTGTTAACGAT GGGAGCACTCTTTCAGGCTACCAATTATCAGCAGAAAAGTCTGCGTTTGGCAATTTAACTGAGGCTGTTGTTAGGAACGGTAACGCTCAGTTCAGTGGTCCAGATAATGTTTACAGACAGTTAACAGGTTCCCAAGTATATTTGGATGCTCAGAGGAAGAATTCTGTTGTCCTGGGTGCTCGTGATTCATTGGATATTTTGATTAATGATGGTTTGCAAAGTCAGGATAGTTTTGGAAGGTGGATGAATTCCATCATAGATGACTCTCCTGTTTCTGTAGATGATGCAACGGTTGAATCTCCGATTTCATCCGGTTATGATTCGTTTGCTTCTCCAGGAATGGATCAACATCAATCTTCTATTCAAGAACAAATGTTTATCATAACTGATTTCTCACCTGCGTGGGGCTTTTCAAATGAAACAACCAAG ATTCTAGTCACTGGATATTTCCATGAACAGTATCTGCATCTGGCAAAGTCCAATCTGTTCTGTATCTGTGGAGATGCTTTTGTTCCAGCAGAAATTGTCCAGGCTGGGGTCTATAGCTGTATGGTGTCACCGCATTCCCCTGGACTAGTAAATCTATGTTTGAGTTTGGATGGATCCAAACCCATCAgccaaattttgaattttgagtaCCGTGCTCCTTCAGTACATGATTCGGTTGTTTTTTCAGAAGACAAATCCAAGTGGGAAGAGTTCCATCTTCAGATGAGACTTGCTTATTTGCTCTTTTCTACTTCCAAGACCCTTAATGTTCTATCTAGTAAAGTGTCACCGGCTAAACTGAAGGAGGCTAAGAAGTTTGCACACAAAACTTCTAATATTTCTAATAGTTGGGCATACTTGATTAAGTCAATTGAGGACAGCAGAATTTCAGTTGCACAAGCAAAAGATGGTTTGTTTgaactttctttaaaaaacacaataaaggAATGGCTATTGGAAAGAGTACTTGAGGGCTGTAAAACCACAGAATACGATGCTCAAGGCCTTGGAGTAATCCATTTATGTGCTATTATCGGTTACACTTGGGcagtttatttgttttcatggtCAGGCTTATCATTAGATTTTCGCGATAAACATGGATGGACAGCAATGCACTGGGCAGCATATTATGGAAG GGAGAAAATGGTTGCAGCTCTCTTATCTGCAGGGGCAAAGCCAAACTTGGTTACAGATCCCACTAAAGAAAATCCTGGTGGGTGCACCGCTGCTGATCTTGCATCTGCAAAGGGTTATGATGGCTTAGCTGCGTATCTGTCTGAAAAGGCTTTGGTGGCACAATTTGAGTCTATGATAATAGCTGGAAATGCCTCTGGCTCGCTGCAAATGACTGCAACAGACACTGTAAATTCTGAGAATCTAAGTGAGGAGGAGTTGCATCTGAAGGATACTTTGGCAGCTTACCGCACAGCTGCTGATGCAGCAGCACGTATACAGACTGCTTTCAGAGAACACTCGCTAAAAGTATACACTAAAGCAGTTCAGTTCTCCAGTCCAGAGGATGAAGCACGGAATATTATTGCAGCAATGAAGATCCAACATGCCTTTCGCAACTATGACAGTAAGAAAAAGATTGCAGCTGCTGCCCACATTCAACATAGGTTCCATACTTGGAAAACGCGGAAGAATTTCCTTAATATGCGTCGACAGGCTATCAAAATTCAA GCTGCTTTCCGAGGCTTCCAAGAGAGAAGGCAGTACCGTAAGATCATCTGGTCAATTGGAGTGCTTGAGAAAGCAATTTTGAGATGGCGTTTAAAGAGAAAAGGCTTTCGAGGACTGCAAGTTGAACCTGTTGAAACAGATGTAGATCCGAAACATGAAAGTGATACGGAGGAAGACTTCTACAAAATCAGCCAGAAACAGGCGGGTGAACGTGTTGAGAGATCTGTAATACGGGTTCAAGCAATGTTCCGTTCAAAGCAAGCACAAGAGCAATACCGGAGGATGAAATTAACCTATAACCAAGCAACT GTGGAATATGAAGGGCTTCTTGACACGGACATGGTTGAAAGTGACTTATAG
- the LOC7471114 gene encoding calmodulin-binding transcription activator 5 isoform X2, with protein sequence MESGFSDRLVGSEIHGFHTLRDLDVPNIMEESRTRWLRPNEIHAMLCNHKYFTINVKPVKLPMSGTIVLFDRKMLRNFRKDGHNWKKKKDGKTVKEAHEHLKVGNEERIHVYYAHGQDIPTFVRRCYWLLDKTLEHVVLVHYRETQEGSPATPVNSHSSSVSDQSAPGLLSEESDSGAARGYYAGEKDLDLSGPSDSLTVINHAIRLHELNTLEWDELLTNDPGNSILHGGDKIPSFDQQNQIAVKGSVNDGSTLSGYQLSAEKSAFGNLTEAVVRNGNAQFSGPDNVYRQLTGSQVYLDAQRKNSVVLGARDSLDILINDGLQSQDSFGRWMNSIIDDSPVSVDDATVESPISSGYDSFASPGMDQHQSSIQEQMFIITDFSPAWGFSNETTKILVTGYFHEQYLHLAKSNLFCICGDAFVPAEIVQAGVYSCMVSPHSPGLVNLCLSLDGSKPISQILNFEYRAPSVHDSVVFSEDKSKWEEFHLQMRLAYLLFSTSKTLNVLSSKVSPAKLKEAKKFAHKTSNISNSWAYLIKSIEDSRISVAQAKDGLFELSLKNTIKEWLLERVLEGCKTTEYDAQGLGVIHLCAIIGYTWAVYLFSWSGLSLDFRDKHGWTAMHWAAYYGREKMVAALLSAGAKPNLVTDPTKENPGGCTAADLASAKGYDGLAAYLSEKALVAQFESMIIAGNASGSLQMTATDTVNSENLSEEELHLKDTLAAYRTAADAAARIQTAFREHSLKVYTKAVQFSSPEDEARNIIAAMKIQHAFRNYDSKKKIAAAAHIQHRFHTWKTRKNFLNMRRQAIKIQAAFRGFQERRQYRKIIWSIGVLEKAILRWRLKRKGFRGLQVEPVETDVDPKHESDTEEDFYKISQKQAGERVERSVIRVQAMFRSKQAQEQYRRMKLTYNQATVEYEGLLDTDMVESDL encoded by the exons ATGGAAAGTGGATTCTCGGACCGACTTGTAGGATCAGAGATTCATGGATTTCATACTCTTCGAg ATTTGGATGTTCCAAACATAATGGAGGAATCTAGAACAAGATGGCTCCGTCCAAATGAAATCCATGCAATGCTTTGCAATCACAAGTATTTCACCATCAATGTAAAGCCAGTAAAATTACCCATGA GTGGCACAATTGTATTGTTTGACCGCAAGATGCTTAGGAACTTCCGAAAAGATGGTCATAactggaagaagaaaaaagatgggaAGACTGTTAAAGAAGCTCATGAACACTTAAAA GTTGGTAATGAAGAGAGGATTCATGTATACTATGCACATGGCCAAGATATCCCGACCTTTGTTCGCAGGTGTTATTGGCTGCTAGACAA GACTTTGGAACATGTAGTGCTTGTTCACTACCGTGAGACCCAGGAG GGTTCTCCAGCCACACCTGTGAATTCACATTCTAGTTCAGTCTCTGATCAGTCTGCTCCCGGGCTTTTATCAGAAGAATCTGATTCTGGAGCTGCTCGTGGATATTATGCAGGCGAGAAAGATCTTG ATTTATCAGGGCCCAGTGACAGCTTAACTGTCATTAATCATGCAATCAGGCTTCATGAGCTTAATACACTTGAATGGGATGAGCTGTTGACAAATGATCCTGGCAATTCAATCTTGCATGGAGGAG ATAAGATTCCATCCTTTGACCAACAGAATCAGATTGCAGTTAAGGGGTCTGTTAACGAT GGGAGCACTCTTTCAGGCTACCAATTATCAGCAGAAAAGTCTGCGTTTGGCAATTTAACTGAGGCTGTTGTTAGGAACGGTAACGCTCAGTTCAGTGGTCCAGATAATGTTTACAGACAGTTAACAGGTTCCCAAGTATATTTGGATGCTCAGAGGAAGAATTCTGTTGTCCTGGGTGCTCGTGATTCATTGGATATTTTGATTAATGATGGTTTGCAAAGTCAGGATAGTTTTGGAAGGTGGATGAATTCCATCATAGATGACTCTCCTGTTTCTGTAGATGATGCAACGGTTGAATCTCCGATTTCATCCGGTTATGATTCGTTTGCTTCTCCAGGAATGGATCAACATCAATCTTCTATTCAAGAACAAATGTTTATCATAACTGATTTCTCACCTGCGTGGGGCTTTTCAAATGAAACAACCAAG ATTCTAGTCACTGGATATTTCCATGAACAGTATCTGCATCTGGCAAAGTCCAATCTGTTCTGTATCTGTGGAGATGCTTTTGTTCCAGCAGAAATTGTCCAGGCTGGGGTCTATAGCTGTATGGTGTCACCGCATTCCCCTGGACTAGTAAATCTATGTTTGAGTTTGGATGGATCCAAACCCATCAgccaaattttgaattttgagtaCCGTGCTCCTTCAGTACATGATTCGGTTGTTTTTTCAGAAGACAAATCCAAGTGGGAAGAGTTCCATCTTCAGATGAGACTTGCTTATTTGCTCTTTTCTACTTCCAAGACCCTTAATGTTCTATCTAGTAAAGTGTCACCGGCTAAACTGAAGGAGGCTAAGAAGTTTGCACACAAAACTTCTAATATTTCTAATAGTTGGGCATACTTGATTAAGTCAATTGAGGACAGCAGAATTTCAGTTGCACAAGCAAAAGATGGTTTGTTTgaactttctttaaaaaacacaataaaggAATGGCTATTGGAAAGAGTACTTGAGGGCTGTAAAACCACAGAATACGATGCTCAAGGCCTTGGAGTAATCCATTTATGTGCTATTATCGGTTACACTTGGGcagtttatttgttttcatggtCAGGCTTATCATTAGATTTTCGCGATAAACATGGATGGACAGCAATGCACTGGGCAGCATATTATGGAAG GGAGAAAATGGTTGCAGCTCTCTTATCTGCAGGGGCAAAGCCAAACTTGGTTACAGATCCCACTAAAGAAAATCCTGGTGGGTGCACCGCTGCTGATCTTGCATCTGCAAAGGGTTATGATGGCTTAGCTGCGTATCTGTCTGAAAAGGCTTTGGTGGCACAATTTGAGTCTATGATAATAGCTGGAAATGCCTCTGGCTCGCTGCAAATGACTGCAACAGACACTGTAAATTCTGAGAATCTAAGTGAGGAGGAGTTGCATCTGAAGGATACTTTGGCAGCTTACCGCACAGCTGCTGATGCAGCAGCACGTATACAGACTGCTTTCAGAGAACACTCGCTAAAAGTATACACTAAAGCAGTTCAGTTCTCCAGTCCAGAGGATGAAGCACGGAATATTATTGCAGCAATGAAGATCCAACATGCCTTTCGCAACTATGACAGTAAGAAAAAGATTGCAGCTGCTGCCCACATTCAACATAGGTTCCATACTTGGAAAACGCGGAAGAATTTCCTTAATATGCGTCGACAGGCTATCAAAATTCAA GCTGCTTTCCGAGGCTTCCAAGAGAGAAGGCAGTACCGTAAGATCATCTGGTCAATTGGAGTGCTTGAGAAAGCAATTTTGAGATGGCGTTTAAAGAGAAAAGGCTTTCGAGGACTGCAAGTTGAACCTGTTGAAACAGATGTAGATCCGAAACATGAAAGTGATACGGAGGAAGACTTCTACAAAATCAGCCAGAAACAGGCGGGTGAACGTGTTGAGAGATCTGTAATACGGGTTCAAGCAATGTTCCGTTCAAAGCAAGCACAAGAGCAATACCGGAGGATGAAATTAACCTATAACCAAGCAACT GTGGAATATGAAGGGCTTCTTGACACGGACATGGTTGAAAGTGACTTATAG